In Fragaria vesca subsp. vesca linkage group LG1, FraVesHawaii_1.0, whole genome shotgun sequence, the sequence ATGTGAAACTCTATGTTGCATCTTGTGATCATTATCAAAGACAGAAGTATGAATCCGTCCGCCCACTCGGCTTACTGCAACCTTTACCAATTCAGGCTCACAACTAGGAGGACATATCCATGGACTTTGTCGAGGGGCTGCAAAATCAAATGGATTCAATGTCATCATGGTCATAGTTGATCGTCTCTCCAAGTTTACACATTTTGTTGTTGCTGCCCACCCATTCTCTGCAGCTGATATAGCAGACACTTTCATAAGAAATATCTTTCGCCTTCATGGGATGCCTAAACGTATTGTAAGTGACTATGACCCTGTATTTCTTTCAAAATTCTGGATTGTTTTCTTCAAGTGTTGAATGGCACAGCCCTTTGCCATAGCTCGGCATAAGTCCGACGGACAATCTGAGGTTGTGAATCGTACACTTAAACAGTATTTGAGGTGCTTTGTCATGGTGAACCAGATAGTTGGGCAAACCTACTGCATTGGGCTGAATGGTGGACAAATACCACATATCACTCTACAATCCAGATGACTCCCTGCTTCCAGTCCTTGTACGGTTATCTGCCTCCAGCAATAGAGGCAAATCTGCCAGGCACTACCACCATTGCAGTCGTTGACAAGGCCCTGCAAGACAGAGATATTCTTATCGAGCACCTTCGTACCAATATGGCCAAGGCATAAAACAGAATGAAGCAAATGACAGATAAGAATCGCACAGAGCGTGAATTTGCAAAAGGGGACTGGGTCTTCCTCAAATTGCAACCTTATCGGTAGAAGTCCATGCTTAAACGTCTCTCGACCAAACTTGCTCCACGGTTCTTTAGTCCCTTTAAGATTATGCAAAAAATTGGAAGTGTGGCCTATCGTTTGGAGCTGCCACCAAACTCAAGGCTGCACCCCGTGTCTCCTGCTTCACTGCTTAAGAAACGCATTGGCGATTTCACTCTAGTTTTTTGCACCCTTCCCTAATTCAACAAAAATGAACAGGTGGTATGGGAACCACTACGAGTGTTGGACATGGGTACTTGAACTTACCGCAAATGCCAGATTATAACTTGGTTGGTTCAATGGAAAGGACTTCTAGTTGAAGATGCAACCTGGGAAGTTGCAGCAACCATGATTTCCAAATTTCTAACTTTTGGCACTTGTAGACAGACACCATCTCGAGGAGGGAGTGATGTTGGATACCAACATGGACACAACATTGGGCCTCGTGTGTTTGCCCAATGAGAGAGAGCCCAGTTTGTTAAAGTCATTGTAGTTCCCTTTTGACTCTAGCTGTTGCCAGATATGAACTTATCCTTTGTACTCAGCCTATATATGTTGTAAGAAGTGCAGTTACACCCCATGAATGAAATGGTATTGCCTAGTTTATTTTCAATTTCCTTTCTTGCACTTCATTCTCAACAGACGCTCTCTTTTTACCCCTCAGGGTTTTTACCCCTTAGGGGGTTTCATATTCTTGGTTTTCTCAATTTTGAGGAAGATTTTGATTGTTTTTTTTATCGCATATTACAACTGTGTGAATCAAACTCATAACGTCTCACTTACTAAGGGGAGACTATGCCGCTAGACCAAATTATACTGGACAGATTTTGGTTGTTTTGCTTCAATGGATTTCGTAAAACTTTCTCTAAAATGAGAAATGTGATGGTAAAAACCATATTTGCAACAGACTCTAAAATTAAAGAAAAAGATTTAGGAAATGATTATGAAATCTCTACAATAGGGAATTTGTTGGAGTTAGAGAAGAAAATTGTTTAAAACTCTAACTTTGTTTCCCTATAAAAATATAGAGGGAACTTGTTGGAGATGCCTTAACTTTTTAAGGAATTTTGTAGACATTATTTATTAGTACACAAATCGTAGAAATTTTCCACGTACCTTTTAATGTTCACCTTCTAAATTTATGTCACATAAACATAACGAACTTTTGTTTATCGTTAGATTTACACCCAAAGCATATTTTATCCTTGTTCAATCACTGGTAATGTAAACATTGATTTTCACAAGCGTGTATCCATACCCAAACATCCAAACAACAAAATGCAAAGACAATACAAGACTCGTGAACTTCAGGCCCATACATAAGTGAGAATACGAGATATTTAATGATCTAACAATATCTAATAGACGTATCTTGTACGTAGATGCATATGCCTAAATGGTCATATTCAGCACCATATAAACTGGACATAAGCGCCAAACTGGCCTAAACCGCCCACACCATCAATAAGGCTGCAGTAACAACTTTCGGTAGCCGTCAAGTCTCACCCGTTAGGCTCCCAGACGCGCCCTCACCCGCGCCGCCAAGAAGTCATTTGTCAAGCCCATTTGGGACCTTTCTCACATCGAAGATAAGTAAAGCTCAACCGTTTCCTTAGGCTATAAAACATATCATTCTCTCTCCGTAATAACTACACATTTATTACTTATCTAACCGTTACTTTGTTAACATAAATACATTAACTAACTTAGACATTAAAGTAACAGACCGCCAGACACGGTCTCCTCTCTTTTCCTAACAGGTGTCGGTATGCGTTAGTAGTATTTGCAAGATATAGCGGGATCCTCAATTGTTAGAGATAAACCCACTACATCAACAATCTCATACAATAAATCATTCCAACAATGCAAAGCGATTACATCCTCTAATAAAAATAAGTTGACATGACAAACATCATCATCAAACACCATGAATCATGAGGGTTTGAGTAGCATATAGAACACAAATCCAACACCAACTCTCCTTGTTCTCTATCACCCCCACACATAATAAGCTGTTTAAACACATAAATATTTAAAATCCAACCCCACAGAACAAAAAATTACACAAAAAAAAAAAAATACAAAACAAAAAACAATAAAGAAAAAAGAGAGAGAAGAGGGAGTCTTGGGGCATATCTTGGGTCCTTGTTTCCCACTTTTGAAAATTTTAGGGCGATTTGATTGATGGCCATAAGGCCCTCCTTGGAATTCACCGTCTCCAACCACCACAAGCTCCTCTCTCCTTTCCTCCTCACCCGCCCTTCCTTCTTCTCCGCTTCTCCCTCCAAGCCTCTCCTCCTCCTCCTCCTCCGCCGCATCGCTTACTCCGCGACTCCCCTCACGCGCCCCAACCCCCACCGCCCTCAGCGGCCGCTCCACCCGCCCACCGAAACCCTGGCGCAGAAGATCTGTAAATCGATTCGCCGCCCCGGCGCCGCCTCCAAGGCCCGGATATACTCCGATGTCAACGTCATCCGCCCCAAGGAGTACTGGGACTACGAAGCCCTCACCGTCCAATGGGGGTCTGTTACTTGTCTCTCTCTCTCTTCCGTTTTTGATTCCACTGTTGAATAGTGTGTTGATTTTCGATGTGAATTTGCAGGGAGCAGGACGATTACGAGGTGGTGAGGAAGGTTGGGAGGGGGAAATACAGCGAGGTTTTCGAGGGGGTTCACTGTACAGATAACGAGAAATGTATCATCAAGATTCTCAAGCCTGTTAAAAAGAAGAAGGTCAGAGAGAGTTTCAAAAGCCATGTGGTTGCGATTTGTGGTTTTTAATGTCCTTGTGTGTGTGATATAGACTTGCTTGTTGCTTGGTTGCTAAGTATGAGTTCTTGGTTGTGGGAACTAGCTCAGTGTAGATATGATTATATCATGCAAAAGCACAAGTCTTGTTGTCTAGTGCAGTATAGTCACTAATACTTTGACAGGTTAATAGGATTCATTATAGTTAAATTACCTTTATGGCTTGCTCGTAGAATAATGAGATATGCTTTAGGCATAACTGGTTTTGATAAACGGCTTGTACGCCCGGCATAAGATTATGGTGTTTTTGGATTCATGTTGTTGATAGCATAGTCTAGTTAGTCTTACATTGGTTCTCTGTGGAGGGAGATTAACATATTCTTGTGTAATAGCTCTTTACACATGCCATGTACTTAACATTTAACTGTGTGCTAACTTGCAGATTAAGAGGGAGATTAAAATATTGCAGAATCTTTGTGGAGGCCCGAATATTGTGAAGTTGCTTGATATCGTCAGAGACCAGCAATCAAAGACGCCAAGTCTTATTTTTGAATATGTGAATAATACAGATTTTAAAGTGCTGTATCCAACACTTTCAGACTATGACATACGATACTACATCTATGAACTTCTCAAGGTAAGCTTTCTATTCTTGCTCTGCAACAAGTAGCGTTGGTGATTGTTTCACTTAAAATAAGCATTGTCACCACTCTTTTGTTCTTTGTTATGTACTTATGTTCTTTTTTCTGCCCACTTTATTTTGGAAAGTTTGAAACGTTGCTGACTATACACAAATTTGGAATATAATGGTATCATTTATAGACACAGTTATTTCTTATCTTTGGTTTGTAGTATGCATTTGAGTATATTTTAGCATGAGGCAATAGGCTGGCTGCATATAGTTTACCTATCTTTGAACTAGCCTTACTCACTTCCACCCATAAAGTTGAGGACTAATAAGCAGGAGAGAATCCTGTCTTTTGGAGCGTATAATCTTAAATGATTTACGAAATACTCTTCTGCTTGTATGTGAAATATTGTGAGGACATGGTGATCAGGTGGTGTGATAGGAGAACAAGGTTTCAGCAGAATGGGGATGAGGCATTTAAAGTGATCATGTTTATAATACTTGATTCTTATCTTTAATCGTGAATCTATTTCCTTGAACCAAAAAAAGGAAATTCAGTGAGATTCCAGTTTTGAATGTTCTTATGTATAAAGAGTCTATAAACATTCACAACTCAATTACATATAGGAGATTCATACGAAAAATGGATAATTATCTATTTGAAGCATTTATACATGTACATTATAATTTAGGAGCTCTCTGTAAGATCTGTATTTATTTTTTCTTTTGTAGTTTGTATTTGAACCATTTGGTGCATGTGTGTTTCATAGTGCTCCATATGTGCTGTCATTTTCCAACTCAGAATTTCAGTTCTTCAACTTCTAAGATATATCAACTCTGTCTTCTATTGATCTCTGTGTAGGCTTTGGATTATTGCCACTCACAAGGTATTATGCATCGAGATGTGAAGCCCCATAACGTTATGATTGATCATGAGCAGCGTAAGCTGCGCCTTATTGATTGGGGCCTTGCAGAGTTCTACCATCCTGAGAAAGAGTATAATGTTCGCGTTGCTTCAAGGTTGTTATCTATTCTTTTTACTTCATGACACATCATTAAGTTTGTTATTGTGGCCATTATCTGTGTTGAAACTGCCGTAGTCCTTATTTTTCTTTCTAAGCATTGCTCCTGCAGAGCCTTGTTGTACCCATAAAATTTGATTTAATGTTCTAAATGTTAAACTCAATATTGTATTTGAAGTCACATATAAGTCAAATTTGATAGTTTATCTATACTATATACATAAGTGTATATGGGGAACCAATTGCTTTGATGGACTTCTCTTGTGACAACTAGGTTGGTTTGAGAATAACTTTTAATTGGTTAAGAAAGAAGCTTCCCTCCCTCCCAGCGTTATTTCGTCACAACTATTGGCCGACATGGTATGGGGAATTATGCACACGTGCAAATAGGCAGGCTGTAATTTGGGATTGGAATACATGCAATCTTTTTTTCTTTTTTTTTTGGGGGGTGAGTGCTTTCCAGTACATATTATGTAAATGATGTACAAAATAGTGGTGCAAGTTGAGTTCCATTTATAAATCTGATTGATATCTCGTCGCCTGCAGCAATGTAGAAAGAGAGGAATGATTCTTGACATAGCTAGTAAAGATTTGTCTAACCATGTCTCTTACCTTTAGATAAATTATGTGCAGTAATATATTACTGGCTTCAAATTAGCAATATTGCTACCATTCATTAGTATTAAGTTCAGGTTTGTTGTTTATGGTTTGACTACATCTTCTACATTTGAACTAGCACTGTGAAACCTCTTGGCAGTTTGTTTTTGTACCTTATGGTGTTCCCTGATTGAACATTTTGCAGGTATTTCAAAGGTCCGGAGCTTCTTGTTGATTTACAAGATTATGACTATTCTTTGGACTTGTGGAGTCTCGGTTGTATGTTTGCTGGAATGGTAAGCAATTTCCACATTATTCTTCTGCTTAGATATGTAATATATCAGATACTGCTGTATTGTTGCAGTTTTGTGATGGTATATTATATCATCCCCAATCACTCGTGACAGTATGAGCTTATAATCTTTTACTTTTGATTGGGGTGCTTCAATATCTGCAATGGCGTTTTTAACTACAAATAGTATTTATATGCAAAGAATAGTATTTCTTAGTGATGCATGGACCATGGATCTTGATCTGTTTGATCTTGATCTGGTGGCAGATGGCAAGGAGGTTCATAATTTGATACCATGTCAAGAAATGAACTGCTGTCTTGTGATGCTTATGCTTGAGCTTGTTCTATACAGATATTTCGTAAGGAGCCATTCTTCTATGGACATGATAACTACGATCAGCTAGTGAAAATAGCGAAGGTATGTATGCTATCACGAATCTGTCTAATATATTTGCTTTTATTTATATTATATGGTCAATCTTCAGCCTCTGTCCTGCTCAACTCCTTCATGTTGTGTCACTCTCCTAGCATCGATCGGTAGTTTAGTTGATTTTGGTGAATGAAATACTTTTCCATAGGCCTTAGTAATGGAATTGCCAATAAATGTATTGGTGTGCTGTGTTGCATGTATTCTTTTTTTTTTGTGAGTATGCTGGTGTGTGTACACTTGTGACTCTATATGTTTTTTTTTTAGTTGTAATCTGTTAAAAGTATCACTTTAGTCTATGCATGTTGTTTTTTTATACAAGAAAAAGTAATCATAGTTTTTCCTGCTTATCTACAGGTACTTGGAACCGATGAATTAACTACTTATCTACACAAGTATCGCATAGAGTTGGATCCACATCTTGGTGCTCTTGTGGGGAGGTAGTGGTTTCTCCTGTAGTTATCATTTTCTTTCTTATTTTATCAGGAAGCCTTACTATTCTCTGCTTTAAATTTCTGAAGGCATAGCAGGAAACCATGGACAAAATTCATTAATGTTGATAATCAGCATTTAGCAGTTCCTGAGGTAAGCTCTCTCTGATGATGGTGAAAATGTTCAATTGTTCTCTTTCGGTTTCGAGTTGTCAATAGCCTTTATTTATTTGTTTGGTGCTTTCTGTAGGCCATCGATTTTGTAGACAAGTTGCTACGTTATGATCACCAGGAAAGGCCAACTGCAAAGGAAGCGATGGTAAATTTTAGCCCTTATGTACATAGTAAAGGACATCTTCTCCCTCTGTTCTGGTCCACTACTTTTTCTTGATAGATGTTTTACTGTCAAATTGATGCGACAGCATCAGCACTAAGTTTTTCATGCTATATGAACATGGGGTTCTGGCCCTGTAGCTCTGTACAAAGTCAAAAGAGCCAGTCCAAATCTCATGTTTGAAGCAGGATTTAGAATTTGGAACTCTGCTAATTTGTGTTGTAAAATATATTTTATACTCGATTGTAAAATATTAAGCAAATTGTATGTATTTCATGCAGGCCCATGCTTACTTCTACCCAATTAGAAATGCAGAAAGCAGCAGAGCTCGTACCCAATAGATGCTTGTTGAATCATGGTGTCTTCTTTGTGGCGAATCCACCAACCGTAATTTCTGCCCCGAGTTTTTCTTGTGGTATTTGAGTGCAGATATAGGGTTTGCCAGTGTTTGGGTTGTCATAAAACTCGGTTTTGATAAAAACTCATTATGCTGTTAGATTTCTGTGTACTTGTTAGTCCATTTTTGTGTGCACCCCAAACTGTGAATGTATTATTTATCTGATTCAGGCAGAATTTAACTCCATTCCTTTTCAATCAATGAAAGATCAATGTGTGCTTTGTGAACTCCATTTTTGTCGATCAATGAAAGATTTGTACTGTTATTTTGGCTGGAGTATGTGCTCTTTGGTTCCCACCATTCTTCTACATAATTGGGAGATTTATTTGTAGCTACTGTGCTTGCAGAACATATTTTGATCATCCGATAATATTATTTATGAAACTTACCTGATAATGAAGCTCCTGGCGACGCTTCAGTACTGAGTACTGACAGAAGTGGTTTCCTTGAATTATGGATCAAGATCTCTCTCCCTTCAAGCTATAAGTTTATCATCTCCTTTCTTAGCCTTATGTTGAGAAATCTTTGCTGAAATTTCAAAAAAAAAAAAAAAAAATAGGAAATCCAGTACCCTCAAATGGATCCGTAGGATTGTATCAACCTTCCTCTGAAACAGAAACTTGGCAGTTCCCACTTAAATGACATCATGGATTGTTGCAAAGACAAACTTTTTGTAACCGAAACTTAGAGGATCCAAAATTTCATACGTAAATGCATCATGCATATCTCTGTTTGTGCTGAATTTGGCCTAGTAATTAGCAAATGTATAGTATAGGTTGGAGGTTGCCTTGAAAATTTTGGTGACCAGCACCTTGGAACAAAATTGCAGACGCAACATTCAATCTTTTTGTCATGGGATTGTCAATTTGACGTTAGCTCATTTGTCTAGCGATGAACTGGGATTCTGAGAACGATCTTATCCTTAGCTATATTCATCATTTTATTTGAGTTTATTGATTATGTGTAGTTTGCTTGTAGTTACACGGTTTTAGTTCTTATACACTCGCAGTATCTATTTGAGGTTTTGAACCAGTACACATTTTTGCGATAGTAGTAGCTCCACCAGCTAGTGGAAGAAAGGCGGAAAGATACATATTCCTCCTAGCAAATTTTAAGATGATTCTAGTCAATACATGAAAGGGAAAAGAAATAGAATGAGACATGTCATATGATTGACCCCAAAGGACAAAGATCCCCCACAATCCCACATCATATCCCTATAGAAAGTGAAAAGACATAACATCATATCTCTGGCTAAACCCCAAATTTAGATTTAGGGGGGATGGTGTCCCTAGTCTTATTAGTTTCATGGGTCCTTGTGCTTTGCCCTTTCCTAGAATTTCCAACACAAAAGAGGAAAAAGAGTAAAACAGAATCAAGCCTTTGTTTATCTTGCTTGCTCTCTTATGTCATTTCTCTCTCCTCTCCTCTCCTCTCCTATATCTAACTGTTTCTAGGGTTTTGAGGTCCTCCAACCCTCCCACAAATCCAGTAGCTTAAGGGATATGTCCTGATTAAGGTAATTCCTATGATATCCTTTCTCCCTTAAGTTCACAAGATCAGTCCCACACTCATTGAGAGCGTGCTTCACAATCTCACTCACATAACAAAATGACTGTAGATTCGATCACTAGCTCTAGTGTGCATCAAGCCAAATATGTGGTTTATTATAAACACCTAAGTTGACTGAAGGTGGGGATTGGGGATGGAGTGTAACCTAATAATTGGAGACAAAGTTAAGACATAGGACTTGAGCTTATGCGGTTATGAAACATTTGGCATATAATCCGATATTGGGAACTGGTATAAAGGGGACCATACACCATTCCAGCTTCATGTTACACTAAAATATATAATGCTCGATGCTAATGTAATTTTCATTTTCCAGGTGATGATACATATTACTAATTAACATGACTAACAGGGCAAAGGAATAAACTATCAATCTGAAAGATTTCATACTAGGTCAAAATACGTAAAGATCGACCTACTTTGTCATAATTATGATGATTAAGTAATGCGTGGTTCTTATATATGTTTCACATGTTGAAGACTTGTTTGTTGGAATTACAAGGCAATGTCGATCACTTATTGTGTTCGTTTTATGATAATTAATTACTTTTTTTGCATCTAATAATACAGGAGAATTCCATGAAGAAAAAAAAAAAAAAAGAATACATGGCAGAGCAAAAGGAGAGCGAGAGACAGAGAGAAGGAGGATGGCAGAATCCAAGTGATCGAGTCCAAGAGCAGTATATATGTGTTTTTATACTACTGTTTAATCCCAAAACTATACAGAATGTAAATTCTTGCATGCATTTTCTTTTACTAGAATTACCATATTCATGAAAGAACAAAAAAAGGATTGATGATGATGAAGTCAGGATGCATGATGGCATATGCGCGCAGGCAATACATAATAACTTGGACATATATGCATGAACATCATGGAATTTGGTGAAATTGTTTTTTATCCGGAAAATAACCATAATATACATGCAGATATATATAGGTAAATTTTAATTTATTTTATCAAATAGATATATATGCATTAATGTCTCTATTTAATCCCAAGCTTTTTGTTTCGGTACGTTTTGTTTCACTTTGTTTTGTTTCTTATACATCAAGCAAATGAAAAATGCAGAAAACTAACTGAAGGGATCGATATATATACAGTAGTTCATCTTTGCAGGGATAACGCCAATGATCAAATAGTTAAACTAGTTTTTTTTTTAGTCGTTACATGCAGTAAAGAAAGGGGAAACAATGAGCTGTAGTCTGTACGTCACTTGACAGGTTGCAGTAATTTACTAAACAGATTTGTCTGGAAGGTAAGTTTTTATTTTACTCTACTGTGTACGAGTCCAAGATGATCAATGACCGATGATCATCCTTCTATAGCCAGCTGTATGCTGAACAATGGACCGTCTAGAACAAATTGAAATCTCAATTCCAGCTTGTTTGTGTTTTGCATAAGGTTAGCAAAAACTGAATCGATGAATTGTTTTATCTGCCAAAGATATTATATATTTCTCCCTTAGATGCTTCCAGCTTTTGAAAGAAGCTGCTGGCGGGATAGGCTGTAATGCTGGTGAACTAAATCTTGACCAGCTGCATTTGTTATTGTGGTAAAGGCTTGGAGATTTGTAGTGATGAAAGGAGATTATGATGCTGCTCAAGTGCCAAGTGATTGAAGTGTATACAAAAGTCTAGCTTTCGTGAAACTGTTTAATTAACACTTGCGATCTATTTTGGCCGGCTGTTTCTTTCTACTAGCTCATTTTCATGGATCATATGTAGCTAGCTCTTAGACAACAAATGAAGTACTTTTTTTTTTCTGAGCAGACCAATATTTTTTACTCCCATTTCCAATCTTCCACAATCGTAATCAGACTCACCTGCAGTCCATGAGTAGTGTCATTAGCATATATGCCCGTGAAGAACACTAACAGAAGCAAACCCTACAAGTTGTTTTCTAGCCTGAGAAGTCCACACTACAGGCCGCTAATTCAATCGCTTTCGCAATGTGGTTTGAGATGCATTCAAACCAACGCCTTAATTGTATATTGTTCTCTTGTCAGATTTGCATATCGAGTAAACCCTAGATATATGGCTTGTGATTGAGTCTTGAACCTATATAAAAATAAAGAGGTCATTGATTTGGTCTTGGCAGAATGAAAGGTCTTGTCAAAATTATGCAGACATGGCAAATATAGATAGATTGAGAGATGAGATCGAGATGGGTCAAATAAAGGCACTTCGATCTGGATGAGAAGAGAAAATAGATGAGAGGAGAGGAGGAGAGACATGTTACAATAATCTTAGGGCATGCAGTGCCCTAGTGTCGGACTCTTACCGTACAATCATGCCCTAATGAAAACAAATGCCCGAAATGACAGCTCCTAAATACACCCCCCTCCACTCGTATCACTCCTAATCTTCCCTATCTCTCTCTCTGACTTCATTGTCTCCCTCTTCTGCCCAATTAAACCCCAAAGCTGTAAGACAAACAATTCGACAGCTAGGTTAGTTGGGAACTGCTGAGATCGACAAAACACACAAGAATCCGATTTACCCTATATCAGCTATTACCTTCAACCGTAAATTATGCCATTTTTTCTTTCAAACATAAAAATACGAAGTTACAAGTTACAACAAGATCAACATATAGAGTAAATCAGTAAAAGACTAGCAAGAAATGGGATCATATTCTGTAAGATTGCTGGTCTGGGGAGGTGTTCCATTTTTATTTTTTTCTTTCTCCCTAGCTTATCGGGTTTTGTTCTTACAGATCATTCTAGGTCATCATGGGGGTACACAAGGTGAAGCCTATAGGTCGCATGACATCGATCACAAAAGCATGTAACGAGAAGGGAACAAGGGTCTGTTTAAGGAGGCTCTTATTGCTATAAAAAATTTGCACTTTCGTATATATGTTAGACCAGAAAATCCAGTTTTGCCGGGGTCAATTTAAGGTCTCGATGCCAAAGAAAACCTAGCTAGTTAGATAGCGTTGAGCACCTTGACACTGTCTAATAATCAAAGTGATAATCATGGCCACCTTTGCTTTCTTTATTCACACAAATGAAGCACAAACAATAACAATAGCAAAGAGGGCAAAGAAGCTGCATGGCAAGATCTAAACCAACTATCGCATACCATGCGTACTTTTATTCCTCGAGCCACTCTACTATCCACTACTCATTTTCCTCTCCTGCTTTATTAATCTAATTCTATAAATAATCAGAATCAAAGAGTAATCATTGGACGTATTAGCTACCTTGCAATGCATGGTGATATACCGGTCACAATTTAAACAAAAATCGATAAATACATATTACACATTGTCGAATGAAAATTAATTCGACATGCATAATATTCTTTTTTGATAAAAAAACCGAATAAAGTAGTTGAATTATCTTGTGTGGTAAAGTCGGTCTAGCTG encodes:
- the LOC101313161 gene encoding casein kinase II subunit alpha, chloroplastic-like, whose protein sequence is MAIRPSLEFTVSNHHKLLSPFLLTRPSFFSASPSKPLLLLLLRRIAYSATPLTRPNPHRPQRPLHPPTETLAQKICKSIRRPGAASKARIYSDVNVIRPKEYWDYEALTVQWGEQDDYEVVRKVGRGKYSEVFEGVHCTDNEKCIIKILKPVKKKKIKREIKILQNLCGGPNIVKLLDIVRDQQSKTPSLIFEYVNNTDFKVLYPTLSDYDIRYYIYELLKALDYCHSQGIMHRDVKPHNVMIDHEQRKLRLIDWGLAEFYHPEKEYNVRVASRYFKGPELLVDLQDYDYSLDLWSLGCMFAGMIFRKEPFFYGHDNYDQLVKIAKVLGTDELTTYLHKYRIELDPHLGALVGRHSRKPWTKFINVDNQHLAVPEAIDFVDKLLRYDHQERPTAKEAMAHAYFYPIRNAESSRARTQ